The DNA window CGCAGTCAGAAACAGCGGCCCGACCGCCCGAGGCCACACACTCCACAGGCTGTCAAGTCGTGGCAGTGGCAAATTCAAAAAAGAAGTCGTGGCAGTGGCAGGGGGATTTGGGAACTGGGAGCACCGAGCACGGCCTCCAGTCAGTCGGCAGAGGGTATATTGGTCGGAGTCCGTGCCGCCTGTTCAGCAGGCCGTAAACAattgtggattatttactgttgattggtttggtatgagagaaaattaatattctagcttataatccacgatcgtatacgagcaagcgaacagaccGCAAACTAGCAGACCCAGACCACGCCAGAGCAATCCCAGTGCAACACGGTGACGTACTGCTCCAGTATTTATGTAGACGTCCAGACTCCATGTCACTAAGAGCGGTGGTCTCGTAGTTGTTCATAGTCTGCAGCAGAGCAACCGGTAGTCTCAATCGACAAAAAGCAGAAGCCACCGGTGGAAAACACGTTGGGGGAAAGAAAGTAGCTGCTTCGGAGCAGAGAAAGCAAGAAAGCTGCACCATGCACTGTCAAAAGCTTCCGAAAAAAACATACATCTCTCTGCCGGTGATGGGAGATACATGTCCCTGATGTTTACTTGCATGCGTCGAAGGACGAATTCAGCTGGGGTATAGGAAACATGTAAACATCAGGGAGTAAACATGTAAATCTCGCGTTGGGCGTGCCCTCGCCGAGCACGCACGCCCAGCCGTCATCGCCCGCCCTGCTGGCCTGCTCTACTCCGGACGTCGCCCGGCGGCTCGGCCCGGCCCCGTCAGAATTTCGGCCGGGTCCACGTCCACGGCAAAAAGACGACGACGACCGAGACGATCGATGCGTCCGGTCCGGCCCGGTCCAATCCATCGGACTCACTGGACCCCCTCACACGAATTAACGACGACCCACGAAGCAGAGAAAGCAGAATTTGGAAGGCCCCACGAAGCAACGACGACCGCTAGCCTAACTAGCCCAAGAAGCAACCAATATACTCCATACTTCTTTCTAACAAAAAGCTAGCATAGCCGTCCAATAAATATAGCATGCATGGAGTCCACTAAGGAGCTCTCTTGCGGCACTCATCAACTGCCAGCTGGTGGCCGCTACCATTCCAGGCTTTCATTCAGTTttcatttattaaaaaaaaactaattactgTAGCAGTAGAGCATCTCCCAGAGTTCTCTAAACCTACtcctaatccttggtttttagAAACAAGAGAAAAAATCTCTCTCCAACAGTTTCTAATATCTTCTCCTAATTTTTAGGCAATTGGTAAACTGACCCCAGGCGCGCGTATCTTTCCGCGCTCGCAGCGTCGCGCGAATCGGCGGCTTCCCGCGCGGCATCAATTTGGTGCCCCTCCTTTTGCCGCGAATCGGTCCTTGGCGCGCTCGTTCATCGCAATTGCATCGGATCTCAGAGACATACGAAGgaagccgctcctccatcggcgTCCAGAAGAGGTTCGACCCCGCTACTGCGAGATGCCGAGGTATGTACGATCGGTCCGTGGCCTCTCCCTCCGATCTGCTTTTCGTCTTCGCGGTATTCTCGCGTGCTCCGTCCTCGTCGCTGTCGTCGTGGGCTTCCCCGTCCGCTGCTCGGTCCTCCTTCCTATGGCTGTGTTTGCCGCTCAATCTAACTTGACGCGTGACGCGCAGTGGCAGTGCAGCGTTGCAAACGACAATGCCGTCCAGAACCCAAGCACCATGAGTCATGGGTCATTTCGTAATGATTTTGCATGATTAAGAAAGGGAAATACTATCAGAGGAGCATTTGGTAATGATTTCTTTGTCCATATTTGCAGGCTCGTTGCAATGTCCGGTGGTGGATATTAGACTGACTTAGGTCACGGGATTTGAGGGCGTTCGGACGAGTTTAGCTTTCCCATGACACATGAAACGCACGCATATGAGGACGTGCAGGTAGGAGCCGGTGTTGAAGAAGATGAAGTGCAGGCAGCAGCATGTGCTGGAGTTGTAGAAGTGCAGTCCAGTGCTGGTGGTAATAAACACCCACGTGTTCCAAGGCCAAACGCCAAGAGGCAAAAAAATTTCATTCCGAACGAGGATGAAATTGTTGTCTCGGCTTGGTTGAACGTCAGCAAAGATCCTGTGCAAGGTGCTAATCAGTCTCATTCCTCCTTTTGGCGTAGAATTTATGATTACTATGAGACCCACAGGAAGTCATTTGCAAGCCGAACAGAAAGTTCACTAATGCATAGATGGATGTATATTTTGGAGAATGTCAACAAGTATTGTTCTTGCTATGATGCGATTGACCATAGAAATCAAAGTGGAAAAACCATTCAAGACAAGGTAATTCTTTTTCTTATTTCAGTAATCTTAGAAGACATACACGTTGATATTTAATAAACACATATGTTTACAGGTTTCTGAAGCATTAACTATGTTCAAAGGAATGAACGGTGAGAATACATTCACTCTCATGTAGTGCTGGAACATTTTGAAGGATGAAGAGAAGTGGAAGGCCAAGAGGAGGGAACTTGCAGAGCTAAAGCAAGCTTGTAACAAGAAAAAGAAGGTTCGCCTAGACTCCACTCCCACGAATGTACAAGTCAACATCACTGAAGATGTCACTGAGATTGCACCTCCAGAGTCCGAAGCCTGAAAGAGGCCACAGGGACAGAAGAAGGCAAAAGATGCTCTAaggcgaggaggaggtgaagcttgcATGGAGGCTTTACACAGTTATGTAGCAGAAGATTGTTGCTCGTCGTCTGGCCAATTAGATGTAGTTCCTTTCATTTTATTTCCACAGCCAActatttttatcttgtcactcagtgaacctttattttattttatatgtaTAAATGGCCGGCTGCATGGAGCCGTCGTGCATGGCACTGTGCCGGCAACTACCACTGCATGACAGATAGTCATCGTTCAGGATATATGTAAAATCGATCGATCGGTTCCGAGGTTTGACATGACATCAAATGAATGTTGAATTGTTTACACTGGATGCATTGTATCTGGGCAAAGTGAAATAACAGCACACACTTGAATTTACTGTGTGGATTTTGACCGTTCATGATTGATAATTGACACCTAAACACCACTGAAAGAGATTGGAAGCAATAAAAATTTAAATTATATGACACAAGTGCACTAATATGATTCAATAGAATAGAAAATTGTTTACAAAGTACTGATTGCAATTTGAAGTGCTAATAAATACATAGAAGTCCTATGAACTTAATATTTATCAGAAAAATGCTGCCAGAGGTGTTCGATGAGGTCTGCTTTTAACTGATGGTGTATTTCCTTGTCTCTGATCCTTTTATGCGCTTCAATGAATTCATCGAGGGTGCGATTACTCTCATGAAAAGGTTCCACATTTTGGCCACCATAGTCGAACCGCTCAGTAGGGTCAACGACTCCCTCATCTTCGACAATCATATTGTGCATAATGACACAAGCTTTCATGATGTTGCCCATTGTCTCTGTGTCCCATAACCGAGCTGCTCCTCGAACAATGACAAACCTTGATTGCAGAACCCCAAAAGCTCTTTCGACATCCTTCCTCGCTGCTTCTTGTGCTTTGGCAAAACATTTGTTCTTGTTACCCTTAGGCTGAGAGATGGACTTCACTAAAGTAGCCCATGATGGGTATATACCATCGGCTAGATAATAACTCATCGTATAATCATGACCATTTATGGTATAATTCACCCCAGGAGCTCTGCCCTCTGCTAGCTTAGCAAATAAAGGAGACCGGTGAAGCACATTGATATCATTATGAGACCCAGGCATTCCAAAAAAGGCATGCCATATCCAAAGATCGTTGGAAGCAACAACCTTCAAAATAATAGTAGGATCCTCTATATGCCCCTTGTACTGACCCTGCCACTCTATAGGACAATTCTTCCATGCCCAATGCATACAATCGATAGATCATAACATCCCAAGAAAACCATTTTGCTCACCGAATACCAGTAAGCGTGTTGTGTCAGCCTCATTATGATATCTAAGGTATTCTTCTTCAAATAAATCAACAACTGCAGCAATGAACCTACGTAGGCTCTCAATTACGGTAATTTCTTCAATGCGAACATACTCATCCGTAGCATCAGCTGGAACTCCATATGTTAGCATACGAAATGCTGCTGTGACTTTCTGGAAGCAACTTAATCCAAGAACATTGGCTGCActcattttttgcacaaagtaGTCATCGTATGATTCTACATCATTCGTTATGCGTACGAAAAGGTCCTGACTCATCCTGTAcctgaaattaaaaaaataaaataaatgttAGAATAATTACTTAGCGTACTAGTGATCATATCACAGGTGAATGCGCACGAACCTCTGACGGAATAAATTTGGGCCATATGTCGGATCATCAGCCAAGTAATCTTGAAACATCCTTTGGTGCCCGCCTTCTCTATCTCGGTAAATAACTTTATGCCCTGGAACAGAACCACCATGTCTTCCTTTTTTATTTGAATATGTTTCAACAATTGCAGCTGCTGACATGATGAGACAATCATCATCGTCTGATAAAGAATCTTCTAATTCTCTTTGAAACAGAGATTTCTCAGCAGCCATGATTGAACCGACCTTGCGAGGCAGCCTGCAGGCTGTGACTGCCGTGGCCGGCTGGGACCTACTCGCGGCTGGTTACGAAGGTGGAGGCATGGCTACGACCTGGCTGGAAGCGTGCCTACGAGCCTACGACCTGGCTGGAAGCGTGGCGGCGTGGCTATGACCTGGCGACGGCGGCTGGGATCAtgtgcggcgctcggcaaaggcagGAGAAGACGCGCGACAAAACAACACAACAAGCCAGAAAAAAAATAATGTGGGcctcaaatttgattttttagatACCATTTATTAAAAACTCTTGTAGATGACTATCTATTTTCCCTTCCAATATCTTTTTAGGAGTTGCCAAACTACaagtttttaggagaaaaattagggaactcttggagatgctcttagtgtAGTTACATTTAGCATTGGGCAAATTAGCCTCTCCCCTTAATATTTTAGTTCgcccttgaaaggtccttgtttggttttggtaattgagtgacaacttaggtggactaattgtgtttatgtgagatacacaggtgattagtccacaggtacatgtgtgtgagcaacatatgccatggaggtgaaaatggcttggagatgttgcaaagctcacacatgtgatgatgaaggagcctaaatgcacatgagacatgacattgagtcatgtgatcaaggtggagaagatcaagacaagacttggcttgatggaccggttgcaagcgtgaagggcaagtcgaaggctttggagtgatggaccgcgtggcggtgaagcttgagcaagacttggcgccgatggacgatggcaacggtgaagagcaagtagagtcaagatcgatgaaccaatatgatcatgtgatgatatgaagtggatcatatcattgttgatcgtgttggtgcatgtgttgcatcgacattgaaggagatggaatggaatgcgcaaggcaaaggtataacctagggcatttcatttcaccggtcataggtgtgtagagaagtttatgaccgggtttaggatagatggccgtactatcaagaggggcaaacttgtttgcatatcggtcatctagtgccactcgagtgatctaactttgcattgtcgctaggatcgagtggcgtggcaagttgagtggctaacatcctttggaaaatgattgtgaaaatgctaacacacatacacatggtggtgtacacttgatggtgttggcacatttacaaaggcggtggtgtttgtaggggtgagatgggtttgggtccctctctccctcccgccgagcaagctcggcgggattcggcgcttttgggaaaatggaatgtctattttctattgcgccggatgcaaattcttggtggttagcatattggtgcaagggtgaagaagttagaagtgaaaacgagttggtcgcgaagatgccggcgtcgatcaactgaccggacgctggatctgaatgcaccggacgctggcaggctacgtccggtcgcactgacatagagtgtagcagtagctggagagtgaccggacgctggctgcgtccgatcgcgttcgaccggacgcgtccggtcatgctcgggagcttactggaaatgaccggacgctgagggtccagcgtccggtcagttgaagctggagcgtccggtcaggtcaagtgaccgttggaaccaggacacgtggtcgtctgtgggtgaccggacgctgaggtccagcgtccggtcaacacgaccggagcgtccggtcggcccgaccgttgcccagtgaaggggtaacggctagtttagcccttggggctataaatagaagtggccctcggccatggctggtgtggagcacctcaagggacttagtgtccatgcttgtgagtgcttgggagccctccatcacacatatacttgatagtgatcattcgattgtgtgagtgagcgattctagtgcgattgcatcgtgaggttgcatcgagtggcactaggtgatcgagttgcaagccggtggtgcttgttactcttggaggttgccacctcctagacggcttggtggtggtctccgtcgaagcgcgcaagaagcttgtgcggcgctccggagaagtgcttgtgaggggcattgtgctcgccccgcgggagtcgcgaagagcaactttagtaaagcgtgtcattgagctaccctcactcaaggggtaggttcttgcggcgcccgacgtgcgggcttagcgggtgatgctaattagccgccgaaccaccaagtgagcggtcgacacaacggggactagcgtgttggcaaatacgtgaacctcgggagaaaaatcatcgtgtcaaccttattcttcccgttggtttgcatccccgttacacaagcttgcaattacttttatacatattaagcttgtgtagttgctcgtgtaattagatagcttgtgtagcttgctaattaccttcttgcttgtgtagcatagaagtagctcccttgcgtggctaatttggttttagtaaccttgttagtcacattgcttagtttgtgtagctaagtatttgcgctctctaattaggcattggttgctttgttattgagcattgctagtgagcttagttagctttgtgcttttgcttactagcatgtgtaggagctcccttatcgcttaaagtactagtggcataggtttgtgtaaccttgctcctagaattgtttaggagagctctagctagcccggcacctttgttgcttaattgttatctttgcaaggtgctagtgaacatatatagtggggtatagtcttggctagaccgatagttttaattccgcatttgtatcggttagccgacgcgattaagttttagaaaagactattcaccccccctctagtcgccatctcgacccttcagccctCCACACTATATAGACATCCTCtattacctatttctctctaGCCAAAGATGGGTATCGAGAATGATTCTCTAAAGtgcgcacaagatatagaaaaattaTTGGAGGATACAAAGATAAAGAAAACAACTTTTATTCAAATAACTCTCAAAATAATGATTCAGAGAATGAGTTTAGAAAGAGTCTTGAGATGCTCTAAGGTAATCACAAAATCCACATCTGCAAATTACCAACATCTGCGATTACGAGAAATATCCCAAAATAATCCCCTTATTTTTATCTAAGTGACCCATCCTAGAAATTATACAAACTACTAATCCCTAAAGTTATATCTTGATTAGCCATTACCTTTGCTATTCAAAGTAACCCACCTATGCGAttacaaaaaataatataaagtaacTTATGAACTTGAAGGTAAATTATCCGCCTCTATAGTTATTAAAATTAAAATAACATGAAAAGTTACCTGAGGCATTGTAGAAAATATGTGAAACTACTTATACATATTACATCCTAAATAATTATCATGTTCTGCCACTGTTATATAGAAAAAAAGTTGACTTAAGGTACACTTGCATCATATGTGTGTCACCATTCACAccagccctgttcgcttctcttataatccgtctttttcagcttatttttcagccggaacagtgtttttctttcacaaccagTGTTTCGCTTGTTTTTCCAGCGAAGCGAACGAAGCCATTAAAGTTACATATAGGAAGCAGTAATTATATCTCTTTTCTATGTCAAACACACATGGACCTTTCAAATCAATCCCGATTTGTATACATAGTAGTATCCACATTTGTAATCTCCTCATACCATTGATCATCTGTCATGTCACTCGAAACATACTCCTTTGCTGCATAAACGCTTTCTAGTGTCATTTCCACTTGTCTCATTGTCGGCTGGTCCTTGCTTTCGTGCTTCACACATATTGCTGCCAATAGAGCAATGTCAACAACTTCTCCATCTCCCTCCTTGACAACTTGTGGATCCAGTATCCAAATAAGTTGCCTTTCGACACGAGAGTGACAAAATGATACACAAGGTCATGACCTTTTACAGATCTATATGAAATAGGCTTCTTTCTAGTAAGTAGCTCTATCAATAGCACACCAAAGCTGTACACATCACTCTTCTCCGTAAGGTGCCCCGTGCTATGGTACATAGGATCTAAGTACCCAAATGTTCCTTGCACAGTAGTATTTAGCCCACTTTGATCAATAGGAATGTACCTTGAAGCTCCAAAGTCTGACAACTTCACGTTTAAATTGTCATCCAGAAGTATATTTGGAGACTTGACATCCCTATGGATTATTGGCCTTGAAGTGAGTGAGTAAAGATATGCAAGAGCCCTGGCGGTTTCGACTGCAATCCTTAATCTATTTCTCCATGGTAGTGATGTTGAATTTCCAACATGAAGGTAGTTGTAAAGGGTGCCATTGGAAGCTTCACAATATTTCTACGATTTATCTGGGAAAGGATAGCAACCTCGTTTACGAACTCATTGATTTCTCTTTGTATCACTATTTTTGACTTATTAATCGCCACAACATGTAGACTCGATAAGATTCCCTTGTACACTGTTCCGTGCCCTCCACCACCAAGTTCACGAGCTTTGTCAAATTTGTTCGTTTCTTTCTCCAGTTCTTCCAAAGTAATAACAATCATTCTTTCGGCTATGCCTGCCCTTTGAGGTAACAATTGTTGCAACAATTGCCCATGGTTTTGGTTAAAGAATCTTTGTCTCATCTTTTTCCTCCTTTGTGTCTTGATTTTGCGAATTATTAGtgtcatgattataacaagaaagataagcatcGCACCACTTCCAATGCCTAGACCAATGATTAGCCCTGTGGGTGACACACAAATTGTCAATTTACTATTAGAGTAAATTCTGAAAACATACACCCATGCTTGGGTCGTCTAAGGCACATAGGTATCTTTAGCAGAAACTGGGTATACGAATAAGCAGTTTCACTCTTTCAGTGGTAGGTGATATGCTCATTAACAACGATATAATGCATCTATGGTGACTTTGTTAATCTCAACATTCGCTGGCTTTGTCTTTTGAAGGTGTTGACAGGGCAGGGCCGGGTACACGTATGGGTGTTCATAGAGAACGTGTATGCGCATTTACGTAAACGTCTATGCATGGGAGTTTGTAGTGTGTTTAGCATATGTTACCTGTGTTTGGATCAGGTGGACTTATGCAACCGTTTTGAATTTTGGGTTGCCACTGGTTCCCTTCGGACACTGGCACAAATAGCTTCCAGGCAAATTTGTGCAATTGCCAAAGCATTTATCCCCAATCGTGCACTCATCGATATCTAATGACAAGAATTTGACGACAGAATTTTATCATCCAGGGTAGCTAAACCTGTATATATATACAGTTGGAACCAGCTGTACGTAGCCGGTGGTGTGGTTGAACCAGCTGTACGTACGTGGTGCGAGTGGTGGTGCAGGTGCTGAAGCTACTGTGGCACGCGCTGCTGCCCAGATCCTTTGGGCACGTCTCGTTCCCAGGCCGGCTCGCATGGCGCTGCGGGCGGCCGGCCAGCTCCCAGTCCATCTTGAGTTTCTCGTAGAAGAAGTGGCACCCCGTGGGGTTCTCGGCGCCGGTCCAGTTCGTGTCGGCTGGTCTTGGCACCAGCGACGGCGCCATGACAACCTGACACTATCCGAAACAGgtgatttgtcgagtgtcaaaatatttgccgagtgtattttatcggacactcggtaaaaaaaCTATTTATCGAGTGCTGCAGAaaccacactcggcaaaataatggcactcggcatacaaattctttgccgagtgctgaaaaaagACAACTCGGCAAACTAGgacaaaacactcgacaaaacagAGACACATAGAAAAAAACAGCCACGTGGACATCCGTTAGTTAGTGTGCCTGCCGttaagagtttgccgagtgtccgttagtggcactcgacaaagaagtaagtttgccgagtgttttcctttagcactcgacaaaaaaataattttgccgagtgtttttttttgcgctcggcaaataaataatttttttctccaatgaccttgaaactttttctactctccccatacaacatgtggtattctatgttaagatttggtatatttctagatctgtttgttatatttaattaatttattgaatttcaagaatttttttggtataagtcaaatttaaaCAGCAAGTGATTccaataatagaataaaatgagtatgaaaatgatattcatgttattaagtccggtgtgaggccttacccgggaaatgaaaagaaatttcaaagatcttgtttaggaaacacgaccacgaacgtgtggccgaatgatttttaaaatctaaaaaaaaagcaaatgaagtctgaaaatcatgagatttgtcaagatctcatgatatcatacgtggaggtcgtgataaaaaattgagaaggtttctcACAATCTGTTACGTATGatatttacaaaccgaagtatctcagaagaagaatcgtagcgttgagaaggattcggtaggatttggagtcaaagtaacggtcgaattggggtttgacttcaaaactttttgtatagaaaATAGAGAATATAAattgattcatgtgaaattttggtaattttttggatctgtttgataattttaatttattaagtgcaattataggattttaattgatatagatcgaatttgagctataactgcatgaaataataagttttttctcttctgaccttgaaactttttctactctccacatacaccATGTTGTACTCCAttttaagatttggtatatttctggatctgtttgctatatttaattaatttattgaatttcaaggaattttttggtataagtcaaatttgaacggcaagtgattcaaataatagaataaaatgagtagaaaaatgatattcatgttattgagtccggtgtgaggccttatccgggaaatgaaaagaaattttgaatctctcgttcaggaaacacgaccacgaacgtgttgctgaatggtttttaaattctaaaaaatcaaacgaagtctgaaaaacatgagatttgtcaagatctcatgatatcatacgtggaggccatgataaaaaattgagaaggttttgcacaatctgtcacgtacaatgtttacaaactgaagtatctcagaagaagaatcgaagCGTTAAGAAGAATTCTAtaggatttggagtcaaagtgacggtcgaattggggtttgactttaaaactttttgtataggcaatgaagaacatagattgattcatgtgaaattttagtaattttttggatccgtttgataattttaatttattaagtgtaattataggattttaattgatatagattgaatttgagctataattgcataaaataataaaataatattcctagaaaaatcaaatatatgtTGTTCAATGAATTTGAGAAGGTATTTTTAAAGTACATTGGAATAAATTGAGAAAACCACGTTATAAAAaaggaggaaaataaaaaaaatacgtgTGCCGAGTGCCTAtgatgtgacactcggcaaaactagggtttgccgagtgtcagacctggaacactcggcaaactgcttCACGGCCCCACACATGCGCAATAGTTTATGGttcaaaaatgaaaaaaagaaaacaggtttgccgagtgcccacgatctagcactcgacaaaccttggctttgccgagtgctagatcgtgGGCACTCAGCAAACCTCCATCGTACATAGCCCCggccacacacacgcacacactcaCACACGCACACCCGCGCCCACACACACGCTGATAGTTGCTagggttatactagttaggcAGCTGAGAGACCATACATGTTgttcaatcttgtctcacacatgcaatctcgtcttctttgtgcagaatcaatcggtggCATCGAttgagcctcatgacccagcGTGGTCGCAGTGGAACCTGTGGCATAAGTGACTACTTatgattttatttgtatttgcatttgtggattactTGTGACTACTTATGactatttgtggttgtgaatgaacctactagtgattctgaagtttatttgcatttatgttgtgtcgatatatctatatgaactatCTGTGAAACTTATTGTAAACTATGTGTGATGCCTATAATGTTTATTTGAGTGGAGTAAGTTATACGTGACCGAAcaataaaaatagaaaatatatGGTCGATTTgccaagtgttacactcggcaaagatgccttTTGCCGATtgctagggtaaaaacactcagcaaagcggATACGTGGCAAATTTCTGTGCATTCTGGGACTAAAAtagcttctttgccaagtgtctgcgctgtgacactcgacaaaaaagGCAACACTTGTATGTTCCGGGCCAGTTTTTGCTGAGTGTCCAgtatttgacactcgacaaataaggcaggtttgccgagggcccaggatttgacactcggcaaacttctttgccgagtgtcaggtccgggacactcggcaaacgcgccGTGACCGTCTCCACGTCGTCGCGTTACTTTTTTCGCCGAGCGTCtgtttcagctctcggcaaaatatttgccgagtgtccgatagaaaacactcggcaaagagatgttTGTCGGCACGGTAGATGCCGTGTGCTGTTTACCGAGTAAACTTTACCGAGTATTTTGTGAGCTTTATCAAGTGCCTGTGGCACCTGACAAAGGCACTGTGCACTAAGCTCATGGTGGAGCGGCCGAGCGAGATTCCGGTGATGACGTACTGGATGTCGCCCATCCAGAAGACCAGTCGGTGGCGCTGTAGGTGACGTTGAAGCCCTCTAGGTAGTACGTCGGCTCGATGCTGAACGGGTACGACACGCTCACGTTCCCGCAGCGGGTTGTGCATCCCGGTAGTCCCATCATCAGCTGGCGCCCCTCGTCGGTAGCGACAGCGAGAAGATGATGAGCTGCAACAATGCCGCCGCCGCTGACGTCGTTGTCGTCGCAGTAGTTGATGATCTGTACTTTGGCATGGCTTCGAACATCAAGATATCCATTATTATCATGCATATATGGATTGACTCTCCTTTTCTCGTTTTTTTGGCTATGTGAGATCGATGGTGCTAGAGACGCACACAGTGTATATACAGTTTTAGCGTCTGACGCTTGCATACGTAGTGTCTGTTGGATCAGAGCTCGAAGTGATGGCCTAACCCATGTAGCAGGATACATATCAGACATCCTTAGTAACTCCCGAGGACCCAACATTCCTTTCGAAAATCCAAACTTGCAGGCGAGTAGCACGAGAAGAACTACAACAAATTAAGGAGTACACTGTTAGTTTAATCTCCACCCATTGACCC is part of the Miscanthus floridulus cultivar M001 chromosome 9, ASM1932011v1, whole genome shotgun sequence genome and encodes:
- the LOC136479288 gene encoding glutathione S-transferase T2-like; amino-acid sequence: MTHETHAYEDVQVGAGVEEDEVQAAACAGVVEVQSSAGGNKHPRVPRPNAKRQKNFIPNEDEIVVSAWLNVSKDPVQGANQSHSSFWRRIYDYYETHRKSFASRTESSLMHRWMYILENVNKYCSCYDAIDHRNQSGKTIQDKDEEKWKAKRRELAELKQACNKKKKVRLDSTPTNVQVNITEDVTEIAPPESEA
- the LOC136479289 gene encoding uncharacterized protein; the encoded protein is MAAEKSLFQRELEDSLSDDDDCLIMSAAAIVETYSNKKGRHGGSVPGHKVIYRDREGGHQRMFQDYLADDPTYGPNLFRQRYRMSQDLFVRITNDVESYDDYFVQKMSAANVLGLSCFQKVTAAFRMLTYGVPADATDEYVRIEEITVIESLRRFIAAVVDLFEEEYLRYHNEADTTRLLVFGEQNGFLGML